The genomic window CTCGAACACAATCACCTGCGCAAGACACGCCTGAGCATCAACGATGACATCCCCGATGGCACCATCTGGATCGATGCGCTGGAACCGGACGAGGACGAGCGTAACTGGCTGTCGGGCCACTTTGTCGGTGGTCTGCCCGGGCAGGAAAAGGTCGATGAGATAGAGGCATCCTCGCGTTTTTTTACCGACCAGGACGGCCTGCATATCAACTCGCTGTTTCCCCACAAGGTCGGTCAGGAACTGCGCAGCTTTAACGTCTCCCTCAACCTGCGTGTCGACCGCCTGATCAGTGTGCGGGGTGAAGACCTCAGCCTGTTCCGCCTGCTGCGCCAGTATCTGCGCCAGGACCGGATTCACGCTGCGGGCCCGATGGAGCTGCTGCTGCACCTGTTTGCCCTCAAGGTGGATTACCTGTCGGACTCCATCGAAGACGTGTACAAGATTCTGGGACCGGCCTCAGAGCAGGTCTTCGAGACCGACGGCCTGGATGAACTGCTGCGCATGATCACCCGCCAGGAAGACAGCAACGGCAAAATCCGCCTGAGCCTGCTGGATACCCAGCGTACCCTGCGCTTTCTGCAGCGCTATCAGATCGACAAGCTGAGCAAGGACAACAAGCGCCAGATCCGGGAGATGCTGTCTGACATCGAGTCCCTGCTGCCCCACACCCAGTTTCTGTTCGACAAGATAAACTTTATGCTCGACGCCACCATGAGCTTCACCAACCTGCAACAAAGCAAGATCATCAAGATCTTCTCGGTGGCCGCCGTGGTCTTCCTGCCACCCACCCTGATAGCCAGCATCTACGGCATGAACTTCAATATCATGCCCGAGCTGCAGCAAAGCTGGGGCTATCCCATGGCGCTCGGCATGATGGTCGCCAGCGCCTTCGGCACCTATTACTTCTTCAAGCGCAAAGACTGGCTGTAGAGCAGGTGCAAGGTAAAGCGCAGGGGAAAGGGGGGTGATGTGTTCTTCGCGGACTTTAGGGGGAAGTGAAGATTAGCAGACAGAGGGAAGCAGTACTGTGGTTGTCGCCAAACAAACCCATCCTGCAACTCTGCAATCAGCATGGGTATTATTGATTTCTGCTCTTTTTGGCGAGGCCATGATGTTGTCTACTGCCATGATGCAGGCACACTCACGCTGGTGCTGGAATCCAAGCCCGGCCTAACCCCACGCTGCAGTCGCGGCCAGCAATAAGTACCGTTGATTCATGACCGCCGGATTCGGCAGGTGTGTGACCGGGATATCCTGGGTCGATGGGGCTTTCTGCGCCTACCTGTCCACGAGTCGAGGGCAGGAGTCATGATTGCTCCTTACCCGACATAGCCGCCTAACGCCCGGTATCACCCGTTCGGGCTCGCCGGGCCCTGTCCGTGCACACCTTTGTTTCGCAACCTGCCGTTCCCGTGTTTCAAGCCGCCATGAACCAGCAAAAAACAGAACTCAGAACGCGTGCTTCCATTGTTCGGTGTCGAGGAACCACCGCTCCTCGTAAATTTTGTCGCCTTTGAACCTGAACAGAACGGACGCCTGGGAGCCAGGGACCTTCTCGGACCTCCACTCAAGGATCGAGACGACTTCGTTTTCCCCTTCGATCTGACGCAGCCCTGTGATTTCAAAGCCTGGCGGGAGAATATTCCCAAGGCCATCCAGCGCCCCGCGGAACGCCTGGCGCCCTTCAAGGACATCGGTCTGCCCCGGCATGATAAACGTCATGTCCTCCACGTAGTCGGCCACCAGGGTATCGAAGTCTCCGGCACCGAGTGCCTCCCAACCTCGCTGTACGATATCTGCTAAACGCATTGGTCTTGCCCTCCTGGACGGGTCTAATCGTTCGTACGGTACGCTCGCGCAAAACGGCAGAGCGGCCTTGATTCATTATGGACGCCGCTGCCAATACTGCTCGTTGCAACGGGCCGCCGGCAACTGCTGACGCCCGAAAATATCGGCAAAATCGAACATGCTGTTTTGCCACTGAAACCTGCTTCCTGGCACAAGGTTGTGCAAGGGCGGCACAATACGCCAAGTCAAAAAAAAGCATCGGGACCGAAAACGGCTGGGGTCTTGCCTTTACCGCCGGCATATACAGGCGGCCTTATATGACAAAACGCAAGACCCCTGAACCTCTTATCGCGTCGATCCTATGGTCCCGGAAGTATGCGACGTTTTATTAGTCCACTTCACAACCAGTGGTGATACTCCAGTCACAGTAAACTTTCCTGAAGCACTATCCAATGTACCGCTAACGTCTCCACCGGAGACAACTATTGTATAACCATCAGGCCCCCATAAAGAGGGAACTGTTGCTGGATTAACTACAAAATTAGCAATCGTTACGGCCGTATCTGCAACAAGCGCCGAGGCACTCGCAGCAGTTGCCGCGGCAGTTGCAACCAAAAGCGGCGTTGATCCTCCGAACGTTGCTATGGTTAACGCTGTGCCGGCGATGGTCCCGAGTGCGCCGACAATAACTATGCCAAAGCCAAGCGCATGAGACCAATCCTGGGAATGGCTTATTTTGTTTTCCTCAAAGCCAGTAATCACCATTAAGTCTTGCCAGCCAAAATTTGCGGCTGATATTTCAATGGTCTCTCCTGGTTCAATGTTATTTCTGTATTCCTGCACGATATGATTCCATTCTGTCGCAGCATGGATTGGCAATTTCGTATTATTGGTTATCGTAATTGTAGACATAAACTAATCCTTTAGTATTTGAATGCGAACAACAAACTAGTCGACCTACGTATTTTTATCTCATATAAATCCCCTTGCATTGGTACGACCTGGAAAAAGGGATAGGCCCAGGCCTCTTTTTTTTACCTTCGAATGAAAGGCTGAAGTGAAAGAAAATACCCCACACCCTAACGCAGAAGGGCGAAGCCCTGTAGCGAACGGCTTGGCCTTGTTATACGCTGCCCTCGCTCTCAACCACCAGGACCCGCACCTCTCCCTGAGGACGAGCCACGTGCTCCGTGCCGACTGAGGCAAAAAATATATCGCCAGCTTCCAGCACAGCGACCTTTTCAATGGAGTTTTCCCTGTAGTGCATGTGCACAATGCCATCAATAACCACGAAGACCTCTTCCCCAGCATTGATATGCCATTTGTAGGGCTGGTTGGTCCAATGTAATTTGGTAGTTATGCCCTGCATATTCGCGATCAACTTTGAACCCCAGGCTCGACTCGCTGTAAACTCTCTACCTTTTATGACTTCCATGATTTATCTTTACGGATACTCGATGATGGCCAAATAACGGAGCACAGGGGCAGATCTTCACTTCCTGCTAACAACCAGAAACCAAAGCAAAAGAGTCTCTTTATTACCCGAGTAATCTACCACTTTCACTGTTACATTTTATCGGCGAAATAAGCCATTATCTCAGCCGTAGTCATTTCTTTTGTTTTATTTGAAAAACAGTAATAACCGGGGCGCATGTCACTGAAATACTGCATATCCATCTCCAGCCCCTCCAGGTTTGGGAACAGCCCTACGGGCATGTTATATTCGCCCGTTTCTTTGAACTTATAAAAGAGATGAGTGCCACACTCCGTACAAAAACCGCGGGACGCCCAGGATGACGACTCATACATCTTGACTTTATCACCACCCTTAATATCCACTCGGGTACCGCATTTAACAGCAAAAAATGGCGCCCCACCCCAGGTCCTGCATGACTGGCAATGACATACGCTAAACTTGGGATCGATTTTATCAACAACGATTTCCACAGCACCACAAAGACAGCTTGTTTCTGAATGAGACATTTTATTGGGACCTTGACTATAGAAAAAGGGGAAAGGGGAAAGGGAGTTATACCGCTTATGCAACACAGACGACTTCCTTGGGCATTTTCCTGCCCAGCGACGAAATGGCTTCCGCGAAACCCCTTCCTGCGCCGCACCGGGATAATTGAATCACCTCATTTAGCCCTGACTGGCTCGACAGAGCGATTTCCTCGTATCGACAGATGGGTAATTCCGTGTTGTCTTTGAAACGCTTATCGGGGCCACCAGACTTGTTGACGTACTTCCACGTTCGTCCGACGATCTCTGCATCTCCGGGAACTGACTCGCTTTCAATAAATTGAGTTACGCCCACTTCCACGCGCAGCTCTTGATAACCGACGGCACCCACGCCGTTCTGATCATATATGAAAACGCGGTCAGGGAAGAAGTGCAGTGTTTGACGGCCCACACTAACAGCGACAGTTTCGATATTTGTCTTAACGTACGGTGGTTCGCCCCTTCGGATGGAAGTGCTATTTCGGCGGACAAGATCACTGGCTCCCGCGTGGTATTTCCGATCATGTACTTTTCCAGACGCCTCGATATGCCAAGCCGCCCCACAATTGGAAAGTTGGCTCGCAGCCGTGTGAAGTTTGGCGTAAGCAGCCTCCATATCGGCGTCAAAGTCATAGAACATCACAACGGTTTTCTGCAGGGTGTCTCTTATGTGAGCGGCATACGTTCCCGCAGCGAATGCTATTGCGAGTAAGCCTACAAGCCAAGCGGACCAGCCGGAAAATGCACCAAAAGCCAGTAATACAACAGATGAAACCGCAACGAAAGGGCACAGGCGAACCTTCGTACTCTTCCGGTTCAGCTCGTCTAAAAGCTCTCGGGATGACGAATCGACGATTGTAGAAATATCCGCCGACTCGATCTCCTCAAGCGGAGCATGGGTTCCAAGAGGTATTTCTGCTGTCGATTGAAAGCGAAACTGAGCTGGCGAGTCACGGAGGGACGATGAAGTAGGAAGCGTCGCGCGATAGTGAAGGCCACCTCGGCCTATGTGAACGTAGTTACCTCGCGGACCGATGCCAAAGCGAAGGCCAATTACACCTGCCGAAATGCCTATACCTGACTTAGAAAGATTAAATCGTAACGGTCCGACACTGATACTCTTTCTCAGATAGAATCCCATTGGCTAAATCTCCAATCAGGTACGAATGTAGGCAAAATAATGATTAAAGGGCCAAGTTTTTCCTTTTCCCTTTCAATTAGAGGCCGAGGCTGAATCAAAAGATAAGTTCTGGCCTCCTCTACCCCAAAAACCACGCTACCGCCCCGGCAACAAGGGAATGCCATTGTCGATACGCTGCGGGAGTGGAGTCAGGGGAGAAAGCGAACAGAGCCGGGTGGCCCCTTCACATAGCCTGGTGTCCACTGCTGAGCTAGCGATCTTGCTGGAAGTCAGCCGATGAAGCTGGCGCCCCTTGTTGTGCAGACTGCCTGCGCTGCGAGCGCCATTGATCCTTCGTTGGCGACTGTCGCGCGGGGAACGAGGGCAACGATTGCTAATGGAAAAGGAAGACCGCGCCCTCCCCTGCACCGCTGAAGATTAGCACGGTCTGTGCGAGAAACGAGAAATATCCACTGCAGATTAGCCTGGTCATAAAAACAGCACGCAAGCGGAGAGACAAAGTAGCCAGCCCTTGATGGACTGCGCTCGGTTGGAGTGGGGAGGAGACCATCTCCCATCTCATCATCCTACGCAAACAACGCTATTCGCCCGCGGAGCGGGCTCCCACACAAAAAAGGCAGGCCGCCAATACGCCCTGCCTTTTTGCTTTCACTTTTTACTTTCGCCTTGCGCCTTTTACCTAGCTCCTTGCGCCTTGCGCCTTGCCGTCGCTTTACACCAGGTTATAAATAAACACGATGGCCACCGCCACCGGCGTCACGTAGCGCAACACGCCGTACCAGAGCGCGAAGCTGCGACGGCCCATGGACAGTTCGTTCTCCAGCGCCTGGCGCGCCATGAACCAGCCGACAAAGACTGCCACCAGCAGGCCGCCCAGCGGCAGCAGGATGTTGGCGGTGAGGTAATCCAGCAGATCGAAGATGGTCTTGCCTTCAAAGATGGCGAACATGCCCAGGGGCGCAAAGTCCGACCACTCGTTCAGCGACAGGATGGAACCGATGCCCAGCAGCCAGGCGGCGATGCCTGCACCCAGGGTGCTGATCATGCGGTTCATGCCGCGGCGTTCTTCGA from Marinobacterium aestuarii includes these protein-coding regions:
- the corA gene encoding magnesium/cobalt transporter CorA, coding for MLAAYQLEHNHLRKTRLSINDDIPDGTIWIDALEPDEDERNWLSGHFVGGLPGQEKVDEIEASSRFFTDQDGLHINSLFPHKVGQELRSFNVSLNLRVDRLISVRGEDLSLFRLLRQYLRQDRIHAAGPMELLLHLFALKVDYLSDSIEDVYKILGPASEQVFETDGLDELLRMITRQEDSNGKIRLSLLDTQRTLRFLQRYQIDKLSKDNKRQIREMLSDIESLLPHTQFLFDKINFMLDATMSFTNLQQSKIIKIFSVAAVVFLPPTLIASIYGMNFNIMPELQQSWGYPMALGMMVASAFGTYYFFKRKDWL
- a CDS encoding nuclear transport factor 2 family protein, whose translation is MRLADIVQRGWEALGAGDFDTLVADYVEDMTFIMPGQTDVLEGRQAFRGALDGLGNILPPGFEITGLRQIEGENEVVSILEWRSEKVPGSQASVLFRFKGDKIYEERWFLDTEQWKHAF
- a CDS encoding cupin, with product MEVIKGREFTASRAWGSKLIANMQGITTKLHWTNQPYKWHINAGEEVFVVIDGIVHMHYRENSIEKVAVLEAGDIFFASVGTEHVARPQGEVRVLVVESEGSV
- a CDS encoding GFA family protein, whose translation is MSHSETSCLCGAVEIVVDKIDPKFSVCHCQSCRTWGGAPFFAVKCGTRVDIKGGDKVKMYESSSWASRGFCTECGTHLFYKFKETGEYNMPVGLFPNLEGLEMDMQYFSDMRPGYYCFSNKTKEMTTAEIMAYFADKM
- a CDS encoding DUF4236 domain-containing protein, which gives rise to MGFYLRKSISVGPLRFNLSKSGIGISAGVIGLRFGIGPRGNYVHIGRGGLHYRATLPTSSSLRDSPAQFRFQSTAEIPLGTHAPLEEIESADISTIVDSSSRELLDELNRKSTKVRLCPFVAVSSVVLLAFGAFSGWSAWLVGLLAIAFAAGTYAAHIRDTLQKTVVMFYDFDADMEAAYAKLHTAASQLSNCGAAWHIEASGKVHDRKYHAGASDLVRRNSTSIRRGEPPYVKTNIETVAVSVGRQTLHFFPDRVFIYDQNGVGAVGYQELRVEVGVTQFIESESVPGDAEIVGRTWKYVNKSGGPDKRFKDNTELPICRYEEIALSSQSGLNEVIQLSRCGAGRGFAEAISSLGRKMPKEVVCVA